A region of Deltaproteobacteria bacterium DNA encodes the following proteins:
- a CDS encoding S9 family peptidase, protein MKRFLVVLALAACAGAQSGSPRQLDPPVAKKVPHPTTVNGETLPDDYFWLREKASPQVVQYLHAEVAYADAFMQPTQGLQRQLYQEMLSRVQETDASAPFSKDGYWYYTRTEKGKQYVILARRNGSPHAEEQVLLDVNQLAEGKKFMQLGSWDVSDDGNLLAYTTDETGFRQYDLHMRDLRTMKDGAEKIARVDSIAWSRDPRYLLYVVEDPVAKRAYQVYRHAIGAAKDDLLYEEPDERFNLDVRRSRSRDFMFVASVSHTTTEVRFLPASDPFATPALVQAREAGHEYYVDHRGGLFYIRTNSTGRNFRLVTAPVWSPRKENWTELVPHRDDVMLLDIDLFANHLVRHERESGLPQIVVRDLRNRQERKLPVPEPDYELRPYHNEDWDPPSLRVEYQSPVTPRSEYDVDFASAEWKLVKRDPVLNYDPGRYEVERVWSIARDGTRVPVALVHAKGAARDGKAPLFLYAYGAYGFPYPDTFDSRRFSLIDRGVTFAIAHIRGGGELGKKWHDQGRMMNKMNTFTDFIDTADWLIAQRYTARDRLAIGGGSAGGLLMGAVLNLRPDLFRVALVYVPFVDVINTMLDESLPLTVPEFEEWGNPKKPDEFRYMRQYSPYDNVAAKAYPAMLVRSSYNDSQVMYWEPAKWVARLRATKSDRNPLLFKINMEPAGHGGASGRYDKLRDTAYDYAWLLTQLPH, encoded by the coding sequence ATGAAGAGGTTCCTGGTCGTCCTTGCTCTCGCCGCCTGCGCCGGCGCGCAAAGCGGGTCGCCGCGGCAGCTCGACCCGCCGGTGGCGAAGAAAGTCCCCCACCCGACGACGGTGAACGGCGAGACCCTGCCGGACGACTACTTCTGGCTGCGGGAAAAAGCCTCGCCGCAGGTCGTGCAGTACCTGCATGCCGAGGTGGCCTACGCCGACGCGTTCATGCAGCCGACGCAGGGCCTGCAACGGCAGCTCTACCAGGAGATGCTCTCGCGGGTGCAGGAGACGGACGCCAGCGCGCCCTTCTCGAAGGACGGCTACTGGTATTACACGCGGACGGAGAAGGGAAAGCAGTATGTGATCCTGGCGCGGCGCAACGGATCGCCCCACGCCGAAGAGCAGGTGCTGCTCGACGTGAACCAGCTCGCCGAGGGCAAGAAGTTCATGCAGCTCGGTTCGTGGGACGTGAGCGACGACGGCAACCTGCTCGCCTATACGACCGACGAGACCGGCTTCCGCCAGTACGACCTGCACATGCGCGACCTGCGCACGATGAAGGACGGGGCGGAGAAGATCGCGCGCGTCGACTCGATCGCCTGGTCTCGCGACCCACGGTATCTCCTCTACGTCGTGGAAGACCCGGTCGCCAAGCGCGCCTACCAGGTCTACCGGCACGCGATCGGCGCGGCGAAGGACGACCTTCTCTACGAAGAGCCGGACGAGAGGTTCAACCTCGACGTGCGGCGCTCGCGCTCCCGCGACTTCATGTTCGTCGCCTCCGTGTCGCACACCACGACGGAGGTGCGGTTCCTGCCCGCCAGCGACCCCTTTGCCACGCCGGCGCTGGTGCAGGCGCGAGAGGCAGGACACGAGTACTACGTCGATCACCGCGGCGGCCTTTTCTACATTCGCACCAACTCCACGGGTCGCAACTTCCGCCTGGTGACGGCGCCCGTCTGGTCGCCGCGCAAGGAGAACTGGACGGAGCTGGTACCGCACCGCGACGACGTCATGCTCCTCGACATCGATCTCTTCGCCAATCACCTCGTCCGGCACGAGCGCGAGAGTGGCCTGCCGCAGATCGTCGTGCGCGATCTGCGCAACCGGCAGGAGCGGAAGCTTCCCGTTCCCGAGCCCGACTATGAGCTGCGGCCGTATCACAACGAGGACTGGGATCCGCCGTCGCTGCGCGTCGAGTACCAGTCGCCGGTGACGCCGAGAAGCGAGTACGACGTCGACTTCGCTTCCGCGGAATGGAAGCTCGTCAAGCGTGACCCGGTGCTCAACTACGATCCCGGCCGATACGAAGTGGAGCGCGTCTGGTCCATCGCCCGCGACGGCACGCGCGTTCCCGTCGCGCTGGTGCACGCCAAAGGGGCCGCGCGAGACGGCAAGGCGCCGCTCTTTCTCTATGCGTACGGCGCGTACGGCTTTCCGTACCCGGATACTTTCGATTCACGGCGGTTCAGCCTCATCGACCGCGGCGTGACCTTTGCCATCGCTCACATCCGTGGCGGCGGCGAGCTGGGCAAGAAGTGGCACGACCAGGGCCGCATGATGAACAAGATGAACACCTTCACCGACTTCATCGACACCGCCGACTGGTTGATCGCCCAGCGGTACACGGCGCGCGACCGGCTGGCGATCGGCGGCGGCAGCGCCGGCGGCCTGTTGATGGGCGCCGTCCTCAACCTGCGGCCGGATCTCTTCCGGGTCGCCCTCGTCTACGTGCCTTTCGTGGACGTGATCAACACCATGCTCGACGAGAGCCTGCCTTTGACCGTCCCCGAGTTCGAGGAATGGGGCAATCCGAAGAAGCCGGACGAGTTCCGCTACATGCGCCAGTACTCGCCGTACGACAACGTCGCCGCCAAGGCATATCCGGCCATGCTGGTGAGGTCGTCTTACAACGACTCTCAGGTGATGTACTGGGAGCCGGCGAAGTGGGTAGCGCGGCTGCGCGCGACCAAGTCGGATCGCAATCCGCTGCTCTTCAAGATCAACATGGAGCCGGCGGGCCATGGCGGCGCTTCGGGCCGATACGACAAGCTGCGCGACACGGCGTACGACTACGCGTGGCTCCTGACGCA
- a CDS encoding acyl-CoA thioesterase, with protein MTPDDFPHLLEIQTRWNDNDVYGHVNNVVYYAYFDTVINRFLVEEGGLDIDRGAVIGVCVESQCAYKHSIAFPDTIAAGLRVEKLGNSSVRYAIGIFHGQVLCAQGSFVHVFVDRATRRPAPIPPPIREALARIAPGAAK; from the coding sequence ATGACGCCGGACGACTTCCCGCATCTGTTGGAGATCCAGACGCGCTGGAACGACAACGACGTCTACGGCCACGTCAACAACGTGGTCTACTACGCGTACTTCGATACGGTCATCAACCGCTTCCTGGTCGAGGAAGGCGGGCTCGACATCGACCGCGGCGCCGTGATCGGCGTCTGCGTCGAGTCGCAATGTGCCTACAAGCACTCCATCGCCTTCCCTGACACCATCGCCGCGGGACTGCGGGTGGAAAAGCTGGGCAATAGCAGCGTGCGCTACGCGATCGGCATCTTCCATGGCCAGGTGCTCTGCGCCCAGGGGTCGTTCGTGCACGTGTTCGTCGACCGGGCGACCCGCCGGCCGGCGCCCATTCCTCCGCCCATCCGCGAAGCGCTGGCGCGCATCGCCCCTGGAGCCGCGAAATGA